The Syntrophobotulus glycolicus DSM 8271 DNA window ATCCTCAATTCTGATCATCCAAAAATACCTTAAATGCAGTCGGAAGAGCATATGTCCCAGCGACAACAGCCTGATTCATCCAAGTAAAACATGCCGGCTGTGCTGTACAGGCAATATAATAACAGGTCATATGCCATTTTATATGAGTAAAAATATGGACACGCTGTAGGGATTTTATCATTGAGACAGGCTGGGTTTTCCATTGTGCGGCCAGTTCTATCGCCTGCTGCTCATCTAATTTCCCCTGGACATTAGGGAACTCCCACAATCCGGCTAACAGCCCGTCCTTTTTTCTGCGATGAATTGCGATGTTCCCCTGGCAGGAAAATAAAAACACTGTAATGTCTTCGATCTTCTTTATTTTTTTATTTTGCTTCCCGGACCAGTGCAAGCCTGTATTGTTCTGGAAGGCTTTGCAGAAAGTTGATACCGGACAAATCCGGCATTTGGGCGTCCCTTTCGGAAGACAAACCGTTGCTCCAAGTTCCATCAGACTTTGAGTAAAATCGCCGCTCCGGTCTTTGGGATAAATTTCGACAAGTGAAGCTGTGATCAATTTTTTTCCCTCTGATGCCTTCACCCGGTCGTCAAGCCCCATAATCCTTGAAATGACCCGCAATACATTACCGTCTACAGCCGGAACCGGCTGTCCGAAGCAAATGGAGGCAATCGCTCCTGCCGTATAGGGACCAACACCAGGCAATTTTAAAAGCTGCTCATATGTCTCGGGAAAATGACCGACATACTCGTCTACAATGCGCCTGGCCGTTTTTTGCAGGTTACGGGCACGACTGTAATAGCCAAGTCCCTCCCAAAGCTTCAGCAGTTTTTGTTCATCTGTTTGGGCAAGCTCTTCCACGGTGGGGATTTCCTCAAGGAAACGAGTATAATAAGTTTTCACAACCTCTACCCTGGTTTGTTGAAGCATAATTTCGGAAAGCCATATATGATAGGGGATACAATCTTTCCGCCAAGGAAGGAGCCGGGCGTTTTGA harbors:
- the mutY gene encoding A/G-specific adenine glycosylase, producing the protein MTEEGSAHAVQADKDGLRLQHALPRILLEWYDQNARLLPWRKDCIPYHIWLSEIMLQQTRVEVVKTYYTRFLEEIPTVEELAQTDEQKLLKLWEGLGYYSRARNLQKTARRIVDEYVGHFPETYEQLLKLPGVGPYTAGAIASICFGQPVPAVDGNVLRVISRIMGLDDRVKASEGKKLITASLVEIYPKDRSGDFTQSLMELGATVCLPKGTPKCRICPVSTFCKAFQNNTGLHWSGKQNKKIKKIEDITVFLFSCQGNIAIHRRKKDGLLAGLWEFPNVQGKLDEQQAIELAAQWKTQPVSMIKSLQRVHIFTHIKWHMTCYYIACTAQPACFTWMNQAVVAGTYALPTAFKVFLDDQN